The genomic window TCGTTCACGGTCAGGTCGCGCTGGCCGAAGTTCGAATAGCCGGACAGGAAGCCGGGGTGGATGGTCGCCCAGGAGCGCGAGCCGCGCACGCCGATGCCGTAGGGCCCGCCCAGGTCGGCGGTCAGCTTGGCCGCGGTCTCGATCAGCTCGTCCATGTTCTTCGGCGCCTCGACCCCGACGCGCTCGAACATGGTGCGGTTGTAGGACAGGTTGTTCAGCTCATAGCCCCACGGAATGCACCACTGCTTGGCGTCGGCCGAGCCGAGCGCGCCGCCCGGCTCGCCGTTCCACGCGGTCGATGCGCGCAGGCCCGGCAGCACGTCGTCCCAGTTGTAGCCCGGCGCGGTCTTGGCCGGGTCCATGATCCACTCGTTGAGGTCGGTGATCCAGCCGGCCGGGCCGTAGGTCCAGGTCATGTAGGCGCCGGTCATGAAGGCGTCGTATTCCGACGAGCTCGACGACAGCGCCGCGGTCACCTTGTCGAAATACACGTCCTCCGGAAAGATGTCGTACTGGACGTCCATCCCGGTCATCGCCTTGAACGTGTCGATGTTGGCGATCATGGCGTCGGCATAGGGGTGCTTGTTCAGCAGCAGCTTCACGGTGGTGCCGCTGTGGGCCTGCCAGTCGAAATCGGCGGCCAGCGCGTCGGACGCCGCGCGCCCCAGCAGCAGGTTGGCCGTGCCCAGGCCGATGCCCAGCTGGGCCGACCGGTTGAGCAACTCGCGCCGGCTCAACTTGCGCCGGACGAACTGCCTGAAGAGGTCCTGTTCCTTCTCGTACATCTCGTCTCCTCCACTTGTGTTTGTGCGGGGCCTTGCGGCGGCCCTCTTGCTTAGTGCCGGCCGTCTTGCGGCGAACCGGGCGTCGGTGAAACAAGGGCAGCGGCGGTCCTTTCGTCGGTGATCAGACCCCCGAGCAGGCCGCTCGACAGGATCGAGCGGATCGCGGGCACCTTGGCGGTGCCGCCGGCGATCGCGACCAGGCGCCGGCCGCTGATCTGTTCCGGCGGAACCGACAGGGTGCGGTCGCTGAGGTGGCTGCGCACCGGCGCGCCCGCGGCGTCGTAGAAATGGCCGAGCAGCTCGCCGCAGCCGCCGGCAGCCTTCACGTCGTCCATCTCTGCCCGCTCGATGGTGCGGGTCGAGATCAGCGAGGCCTCGGGTTCGACGGTGCCGATGCCGACCAGCATCAGGCCGGCCCGGCTTGCCAGGTCGAACACCTCGCTGATGCCGCGCTGGGCCATCAGCACCCGGCGGTCCTCGACGCTGTTGGCGACGAAGGGCACCGGCATCACATAGGCCTCGGCGCCGGTGCGCTCGGCCAGGCGATGGATCACGTCATAGGGATTGGCCGCGAACTTGCGGGTCAGACCGCCGAGCAGCGAGACGAAGCTGGTGCCGCCGGCCGGCATGCGCGGCAGGTGCTCGACCGCGGCGGCCAGCGTGCGGCCGTGGCCGACGCCGATCACCGCATATTCCTCGCGCTGCAGCGCCAGCCGCAGGAATTCCGCCCCGGCCATGCCCAGCGCGCGCAGCGGCAGCGGCTCGTCGTCCAGCGTCGGCACCACCTGGCAGCTTTCCAGGCGATAGCGCGCGCACAGCGCCTCCTCCAGCTGGATGCACTCGGCGATCTCGCCGTCGACATAGACCCGGATCAGGCCTTCCTTGCTGGCACGGGAGATCAGCCGGTGCGCCTTGAGGCTGGAGATGCCGAGCCGCTGGGCGACCTCGGCCTGGGTCATCCCGCCGGCGAAATGCAGCCATGCCGCCCGGGTGGCGATGCTCGCCGTCCCGTCGTCCCACATGGCCGCGTTGCTGCGCTGCGCCATCGCTCCCCATCGCGGCGGCCGGCGCGCCGCCGGTCTCGCCATATATTTTTTTCATTCGCTGATATTTCTTTCGCCCCTGCCGCGATCTGTCAAGACCGGCGAGACGCGCGCCGGAATGCGCACGCGTGCGACGGGCCGGCGGTCCGCCGAACCGAAGGCAAAGCCGGTGCGGCGTGGCGGCGCGGAGCGGGTGGCGAAAGTGGGGATGGTTGCCGGCAAAGCCGGCCGATGGCCTGCCGCGGCGTCGGGGTCGGGCCAGGCGGCGGGCCGCAGCGACGCTGCGGCGCGAGGCAAGGGCAGAGACCGGCATCCCGGGTGCGCCGGGATGCCGGAAATCGGCTCAGGCGATCAGATCGCCCGCAGGTTGCCGGCGGAAACGCGGCCCTTCTTCGGGTCGTGCTCCAGCTCGTAGCTGAGCTTCTGGCCCTCGTTCGGGGCGCTGAGACCGGAGCGCTCGACGGCGCTGATGTGGACGAACACGTCCTTGCCGCCGTCGTCGGGCTGGATGAACCCGTAGCCCTTCATCGTGTTGAACCATTTCACTGTACCGGTCGGCATCTCGATCGCTCCTCTAAGCTGGTGGCCGGTTTCGGGGGTGTGGGGTAGAGCAACGGACTGCCTTGATCGGCCTCCCGGACCCCCGCTTGCGCGGGGCGTTGCCAGCCCGGGTCTGCCCGCCTGTCAGGCTGCTGCCTGAAATCCCTTGCGCTGACCGACCCGCGAACGCCGCTTGCGCGGCCCTCCGTGGGTTACGGTTGGTTTGTCCTGGCCGGTCTGGCCGCCCGCGCGCGGACGGCCTTTGCCGGTCCGCGGCGTGTTAGCGCAGGATTGTGTCGGCGGTGTGCCGCCGGCGACGGTCATCGTCAGTCCGGTGCGGCGCTCGATTTCCCGCAGCGCCGCGTGCTCGGCGGCGTCGCAGAAGGTGATGGCGGTGCCGCTGGCGCCCGCCCGGGCCGTGCGGCCGATGCGGTGGACATAGCTGTCCACCTCCACCGGCAGGTCGAAGTTGATCACGTGCGAGACGTCGGCGACATCGATGCCGCGGGCGGCGATGTCGGTGGCGACCAGCACCCGCGCGCTGCCGTCGCGGAAACGGGCCAGCGAGCCCTGGCGGGCCGACTGGCTCTTGTTGCCGTGGATCGCCTCCGCCCGCGTGCCACCCTGGACCAGGTGCTTCGCGACGCGGTTGGCGCCGTGCTTGGTACGGGTGAACACGATGGCGCGCGCGATGTCGGGATCGCCCAGCAGCCGGTTGAGCAGGCCGCGCTTGTCGGCATTGGCCACGAAATAGACCTGCTGGGCGATCGCGGCCGGCGCGACGTCGGTTTTCGACACCGCGACATGCACCGGGTCGCGCAGCAGCGCCTGGGCCAGCCGCGTCACCTCCGCCGGCATGGTGGCGGAGAACATCAGCGTCTGGCGGTCGTCGGGCAGCGCCAGGGCGATCTTGCGGATGTCGCGGGCGAAGCCGAGGTCGAGCATGCGGTCGGCCTCGTCGAGGACGAAGCAGGCGACCGAGCCGAGCCGCAGCTCGTCGGTCGACATCAGGTCGACCACGCGGCCGGGCGTTCCGACCACGATGTCGACGCCGCCGGCGAGCCGGCTCGCCTGCGGCCGCCGGGCGACGCCGCCCAGGATCGGGCAGATGCGCAGGCGCAGGTGGCGTGCGAAGCCGCGCAGGCTTTCCTCGATCTGCAGCGCCAGCTCGCGGGTCGGCGCCAGGATCAGCGCGCGGGCCGACCGCGGCGCGGGGCGCCGGCTTTCGGCGGCGAGCCGGTGGAGCAGCGGCAGGCCGAAGGCGGCCGTCTTGCCGGTGCCGGTCTGCGCGACGCCGACCACGTCGAGGCCGTCGAGAACTACGGGAATTGCGTCCTGTTGGATGGGCGTGGGGTGGGTCAGGTTCAGCGCGCTCAATGCGCGCAGCACGGGCTCGGCCAAGCCGAGATCCCGGAACGAACGATCTTTCAAGCTGGAAGTGTCCTTATGCGCCGGCGGAGCCCCACGGGGTGGGGTCGGCAAAACGGCGCGGGTTATCGCCTACCATACGCGATGGTGATGAGGCGGAAGGGTCAACACGATATGTCATGGGGTGTGCTCGGGGGCGGCAGCTTCATAACTCCAAACGCTGCCGATCGCGTATTCGCGAGACAATGTTGCATACTTGTCCCACATAAGTCACGCCCGGTCAAGGTTCCTGGCGCCGGCGGCTCGGCGGGCGCCAACGGGCGCCTTTCGCCGGGGTGCCGGATCGGAGTAGCATGCCGCCTGCCAAGGCCGAAGCGACCCGTCGCGACATCGGCGCCACCAGGCGCTTTCCGGCCGTCCCGGGCAGGCCCAATCGAACGAGGACAGCATGAAGAGGATCATCGTCGGTGCCGACCATCTCGGCCTGCAGCTGAAGGACGCGCTGGTCGCCCATCTGCGCCAGCAGGGTTGGACCGTCGAGGACATCGGCGTGCACAGCGAGGATCCGGTCGACTATCCCGACATCGCGCTGACGCTGGCCACCCGCATCGCGTCCGGCGAGTTCGGCCGCGGCGTCCTGGTCTGCGGCACCGGTGCCGGCATGGCCATCACCGCCAACAAGGTTCCGGGAGTCCGCGCGGTCGCCGTCAACGACCCCTATACAGCCGAGCGCGCGATCGCTTCGAACAATGCGCAGGTGATCTGCTTCGGCCAGCGGGTCACCGGCGAGTATCCGGCGATCATGTATCTCGACATCTGGCTCGCCAACGAGTTCCAGGCCGAGCGGTCCGGCAAGAAGGTCGCCAAGATCGACGCGGTCGAGGACCGCTTCCGTCCCGCAGCCGAATAGCGCCGACCGCCGGCCGTGCCCGGCCGCCTGTCAGATCAGGTGGTCGGGCTCGTAGGTGAACGGCGCATCGTCGAGGATCGAGGCGAGCAGCGCGACGGTCATCGGCAGCTGGGCTGCGTCGAGGCGCCCGGCACGGATCGCGGCGGCGAGGCCGGGCGCCAGGGCGCGGCCGGTGTCCACGCCCTCCACCGTCTCGCCGGCCATCGGGCCGGCGCAGGCCTGGGCGATGGTCATGCCCCGGCCGAGGTGGCGGCCGAGCCGGCTGTTGCGGCCGCCGCCGACGGTGACGTGCAGGTCGCCCATGCCGGCGAGGCCGGTGGCGGTGGCATCGCGGCCGCCGAGCCAGCCGACGATCCGGCGCAGCTCCTGCTGCGCCTGGGTGAAGCCGAACGAGGCGGCGTTCAGCGACCAGGGATTCTCGCCGGCGCCGTGGCGCGCCGCGATGGCGCTGACCGCGATCGCCATGAAGTTCTTCATCGGCGCGGCCACCTCGACGCCCATCAGGTCGTCGGTGGCATGGGTGCGGTAATAGGGCGTCTGCATCAGCGCGCAGGCCGCAGCGACCGCGGCAGGGTCGCTGCCGCCATAGATCACGGCGGTCAGCCGGCGCAGGCCCAATTCCTTCGCGATGCAGGGGCCGCCGATGCCGATCAGCGGGCTGCCGCCCAGCCCCTTGGCCTGCAGCGTATCGGCGATCACCGCCGGCATGATCCGCGGCGGGCGGTCCGCGCCGGCCTCGTCCAGGCCCTTGGTCATCAGGGCGACCGGCCGTTCGGCCGTC from Alphaproteobacteria bacterium includes these protein-coding regions:
- a CDS encoding DEAD/DEAH box helicase, whose amino-acid sequence is MAEPVLRALSALNLTHPTPIQQDAIPVVLDGLDVVGVAQTGTGKTAAFGLPLLHRLAAESRRPAPRSARALILAPTRELALQIEESLRGFARHLRLRICPILGGVARRPQASRLAGGVDIVVGTPGRVVDLMSTDELRLGSVACFVLDEADRMLDLGFARDIRKIALALPDDRQTLMFSATMPAEVTRLAQALLRDPVHVAVSKTDVAPAAIAQQVYFVANADKRGLLNRLLGDPDIARAIVFTRTKHGANRVAKHLVQGGTRAEAIHGNKSQSARQGSLARFRDGSARVLVATDIAARGIDVADVSHVINFDLPVEVDSYVHRIGRTARAGASGTAITFCDAAEHAALREIERRTGLTMTVAGGTPPTQSCANTPRTGKGRPRAGGQTGQDKPTVTHGGPRKRRSRVGQRKGFQAAA
- a CDS encoding extracellular solute-binding protein — its product is MYEKEQDLFRQFVRRKLSRRELLNRSAQLGIGLGTANLLLGRAASDALAADFDWQAHSGTTVKLLLNKHPYADAMIANIDTFKAMTGMDVQYDIFPEDVYFDKVTAALSSSSSEYDAFMTGAYMTWTYGPAGWITDLNEWIMDPAKTAPGYNWDDVLPGLRASTAWNGEPGGALGSADAKQWCIPWGYELNNLSYNRTMFERVGVEAPKNMDELIETAAKLTADLGGPYGIGVRGSRSWATIHPGFLSGYSNFGQRDLTVNDGVRSAAMNTAESKAVHAQWVKMIQDSGPRDWSTYTWYQVGTDLGAGASAMIFDADILGYFMNGGDNAEAGNIAYAPFAANPAAEAPTPNVWIWSLSMSNFSEKKDAAWTFMQWASSVEHDLFGAREMDFVNPVRQSVWDDEMFRNRIDTSYPGYLHQHDVSAPQAQIYFTPQPLFFDLTTEWAATLQKMVANEVPVDEGLDELAESINNQLYDAGLQ
- a CDS encoding glycerol-3-phosphate dehydrogenase, encoding MANVVIIGAGVMGSAASVPAADRGHRVTLAGTHLDRDIVAALRADRGAHPRLGAALPQTVQPVDFEALTPADLAEADLIMVAVSSPGIRWAADLLGRLMTAERPVALMTKGLDEAGADRPPRIMPAVIADTLQAKGLGGSPLIGIGGPCIAKELGLRRLTAVIYGGSDPAAVAAACALMQTPYYRTHATDDLMGVEVAAPMKNFMAIAVSAIAARHGAGENPWSLNAASFGFTQAQQELRRIVGWLGGRDATATGLAGMGDLHVTVGGGRNSRLGRHLGRGMTIAQACAGPMAGETVEGVDTGRALAPGLAAAIRAGRLDAAQLPMTVALLASILDDAPFTYEPDHLI
- a CDS encoding RpiB/LacA/LacB family sugar-phosphate isomerase, giving the protein MKRIIVGADHLGLQLKDALVAHLRQQGWTVEDIGVHSEDPVDYPDIALTLATRIASGEFGRGVLVCGTGAGMAITANKVPGVRAVAVNDPYTAERAIASNNAQVICFGQRVTGEYPAIMYLDIWLANEFQAERSGKKVAKIDAVEDRFRPAAE
- a CDS encoding cold-shock protein gives rise to the protein MPTGTVKWFNTMKGYGFIQPDDGGKDVFVHISAVERSGLSAPNEGQKLSYELEHDPKKGRVSAGNLRAI
- a CDS encoding sugar-binding transcriptional regulator, with translation MAQRSNAAMWDDGTASIATRAAWLHFAGGMTQAEVAQRLGISSLKAHRLISRASKEGLIRVYVDGEIAECIQLEEALCARYRLESCQVVPTLDDEPLPLRALGMAGAEFLRLALQREEYAVIGVGHGRTLAAAVEHLPRMPAGGTSFVSLLGGLTRKFAANPYDVIHRLAERTGAEAYVMPVPFVANSVEDRRVLMAQRGISEVFDLASRAGLMLVGIGTVEPEASLISTRTIERAEMDDVKAAGGCGELLGHFYDAAGAPVRSHLSDRTLSVPPEQISGRRLVAIAGGTAKVPAIRSILSSGLLGGLITDERTAAALVSPTPGSPQDGRH